AGAACAAAACTACGCCGCAGGCGTAATGTCGCTCAACGTTTTAGCAGCTTGGCGATGGAGCTGACTTTTAGCACAAATGCTCAATAGAATTACTACTGTTCAACATTGCACAGAAGCCCAATAGAAGCACTTCACCGGCGCTATTGCCAATTTTTTTGTTATGAGCAGTATTTATCTTTTCTTCAACCATACACATAATTGCATTCCTTTGTTTGTCCATTGCATATATGGTTTCAAAAAATAGTCCGCAAATTTAGGCATAAATGTTTGGCAGATATAATATTCGTGAAAAGCCAATTCGTAGTCGTTTTGTCTTGCGTGTTCTTGAAATGATTTAAGGTCAAACTCGTATAAGTGAAATGGTTCGTGCATTGGACTTAAATTTCCAACGTAGTCAGTTCGTTTTAGTTTGTAAAACAAGTTGATTATTTTTCCAATAAGCCAATTAGATGAAGGAACTTCAATGTGGATTATCCCATTTGGCTTTAGCCATTTCATTGCTTTCAAAATTGAGTCAGACGGGTCGTACAGGTGTTCTAAAACTGCACCGAACGAAATAAAATCAAAATGATTTTCGGGATATGCAACTTCTTCAATCATTCCTAATTTTAACTTGTCAGGATTGATATTCATTTTTGAAATTGCTCTTTCGTGAAATTGTTTTGAAGGTTCAAAACCATAAGTGTCAAAACCCGCTTTGCTCAATGCAATCATTTGTTTTCCCAAG
This genomic stretch from Bacteroidia bacterium harbors:
- a CDS encoding class I SAM-dependent methyltransferase: MSNIAAPKRYYFNHIDNCNMCGSKTDTHKILGKRLNTSQGKNPRNKIGITTTIVKCANCGLIYSNPQPVPFDIQDHYGVPPESYWKENYFTITDNYFQGEIARLKTLLDFKDGMKSLDIGAGLGKQMIALSKAGFDTYGFEPSKQFHERAISKMNINPDKLKLGMIEEVAYPENHFDFISFGAVLEHLYDPSDSILKAMKWLKPNGIIHIEVPSSNWLIGKIINLFYKLKRTDYVGNLSPMHEPFHLYEFDLKSFQEHARQNDYELAFHEYYICQTFMPKFADYFLKPYMQWTNKGMQLCVWLKKR